A single Lolium perenne isolate Kyuss_39 chromosome 6, Kyuss_2.0, whole genome shotgun sequence DNA region contains:
- the LOC127326801 gene encoding uncharacterized protein, whose protein sequence is MAGERKRVLVVGGSGYLGQHLLAALASAGDVDVAFTHHRDAAPLQLLEALPGVRAFRVDLRSGDGLEAVSASFGQPHVIVNCAAISVPRACETDPAAAMATNVPSSLVNWSLSFGNDKSLLIHLSTDQVYEGVKSFYKEEDETLPVNMYGKSKVAAEKFITEKCSNYAILRSSIIYGPQTISPVDKSLPIQWMNDVLSQGQEVNFFNDEYRCPVYVKDMVDVILSLAKSWLSDGKKIQVLLNIGGPDRVSRLQMAESVANVRGYSHSTIKSVPASSVNRGVASPPDISMDITKLTQMLGIQPITFHDGVRATLDAEASTL, encoded by the exons ATGGCGGGCGAGAGGAAGAGGGTGCTGGTGGTGGGGGGAAGCGGCTACCTCGGCCAGCACCTCCTCGCCGCGCTCGCCTCCGCCGGCGACGTCGACGTGGCCTTCACCCACCACCGGGATGCCGCGCCGTTGCAGCTCCTCGAAGCGCTCCCGGGCGTCCGTGCCTTCCGCGTCGACCTCCGCTCCGGCGACGGGCTCGAGGCCGTCTCCGCGTCCTTCGGCCAG CCACATGTAATCGTGAACTGTGCTGCGATCTCAGTTCCCCGGGCATGCGAAACGGACCCAGCTGCTGCTATGGCTACTAATGTACCTTCTTCACTCGTCAATTGGTCACTAAGCTTTGGCAACGACAAGTCTCTTTTGATTCATCTCTCAACAGATCAAG TTTATGAGGGGGTGAAATCCTTCTACAAGGAGGAGGATGAGACGCTACCAGTGAACATGTATGGAAAATCAAAAGTTGCTGCAGAGAAATTCATTACAGAGAAATGCTCAAACTATGCGATCTTAAGAAGCAGCATTATTTATGGGCCACAAACAATCTCTCCTGTGGATAAGTCTCTCCCTATTCAG TGGATGAATGATGTCCTTTCACAAGGCCAAGAAGTTAATTTCTTTAATGATGAGTACCGCTGCCCAGTTTATGTAAAAGATATGGTGGATGTGATTTTGTCATTAGCAAAAAGTTGGTTATCAG ATGGCAAAAAAATTCAGGTCCTTCTGAATATTGGTGGACCAGATAGGGTTTCAAGACTGCAGATGGCTGAGTCTGTTGCTAATGTTCGTGGATATAGCCACTCTACAATCAAATCTGTTCCTGCATCATCG GTTAATCGTGGTGTAGCTTCTCCGCCCGACATATCTATGGATATCACCAAGCTAACTCAGATGCTTGGTATCCAGCCAATTACATTTCATGATGGAGTCCGAGCTACACTTGACGCAGAAGCCAGTACATTATAG
- the LOC127326800 gene encoding DEAD-box ATP-dependent RNA helicase 48, whose protein sequence is MGGGPRTFPGGLSKWQHKRMHEKLARHKERGLLRHEKQLYLARLRSEIRASHLPAPDRGPTSSRAHIRALADRFLRPGAEDLWNDDDGPLRRARPPLPLPQQQQQPPARSLPSGVRLVDWDQEKPPRRGGGDWKHWEELDSEEPSAGNEPHLPPVNPKRGFGQRREYGTVAPWWWQWGSRSATGLQRKDASLGFFSPNRCYSAAPPPCQPHRRSTGALMPPGATQLAEVGNGTKGTPLALLNQERMYAVAARRFGQRWGRDSSDEDQEGAPAAKRDLRLRKFVDSREEEESEDDEPEGEGSAIRRKWSSAALRNCDMKKERRVQLKTYEEESNDIAGRIQELREEIRNREVLGAERRRYESRGESLFTNKRFDEFGISPLTVKALTDAGYVQTTVVQEAALPVCLEGKDVLVKAKTGTGKSVAFLLPAIESVLNAMKSNTNHRVSPVYALVLCPTRELAVQVTAEANVLLKHHHGVGVQSLIGGTRFKLDQRRLESDPCQILVATPGRLLDHIENRSSFSVRLMGLKLLVLDEADHLLDLGFRKDIEKIADSLPRQRQTLLFSATVPKEVRRVSQLVLNKDHVFVDTVGLGAVETPTKVQQQYLVVPHELHFHMVHRLLREHIDQEVNYKVIVFCTTAMMTEFMYIMLRDLKLNVREIHSRKPQLYRTRISEEFRDSNRLILVTSDVSTRGVNYPDVTLVLQVGVPPGREHYIHRLGRTGREGKSGKGVLLIAPWEEYFLKEVQDLPIEKGPVPHIDPEMKQKVDESIKIVDMSIKEAAYHAWLGYYNSIADVGRDKAMLADLASRFCVSIGMEKPPSLYRKTAMKMGLKDVPGIRIRK, encoded by the exons ATGGGGGGAGGCCCGCGGACGTTCCCGGGCGGGCTGTCCAAGTGGCAGCACAAGCGGATGCACGAGAAGCTGGCGCGCCACAAGGAGCGGGGCCTGCTGCGCCACGAGAAGCAGCTCTACCTCGCCCGCCTCCGCTCCGAGATCCGCGCATCCCACCTCCCCGCCCCCGACCGCGGGCCCACCTCCTCGCGCGCCCACATCCGGGCCCTCGCCGACCGATTCCTCCGCCCCGGAGCCGAGGACCTCTGGaacgacgacgacgggccgctCCGTCGCGCCAGGCCTCCGCTCCCACtcccgcagcagcagcagcagccgccgGCGAGGAGCCTGCCGTCCGGTGTCCGCTTGGTCGACTGGGACCAGGAGAAGCCGCCTCGGAGAGGAGGAGGGGATTGGAAGCACTGGGAGGAGCTGGATTCCGAGGAGCCAAGCGCTGGGAACGAGCCACATCTGCCCCCGGTCAATCCCAAGAGAGGCTTCGGCCAGAGGAGGGAGTACGGAACAGTGGCTCCCTGGTGGTGGCAGTGGGGTTCTCGCTCTGCCACAGGATTACAAAGAAAGGATGCGTCTCTCGGCTTCTTCAGCCCAAACCGATGCTACtcggcggctcctcctccttgCCAGCCCCATCGACGATCAACCGGCGCGCTCATGCCACCGGGTGCGACACAGCTTGCCGAGGTTGGGAACGGAACAAAGGGCACACCCCTAGCGCTGCTCAATCAGGAGAGGATGTACGCGGTCGCTGCGCGGCGGTTTGGGCAGAGATGGGGGCGGGACTCGTCGGACGAGGATCAGGAGGGTGCCCCGGCCGCCAAGAGGGATCTGAGGCTGAGGAAGTTCGTTGAttcgagggaggaggaggagtcggaaGACGATGAGCCAGAGGGGGAGGGGAGCGCCATCAGGAGGAAATGGAGCAGTGCGGCTCTGAGGAACTGCGACATGAAGAAGGAGAGGAGGGTGCAGCTCAAGACGTACGAGGAAGAGAGCAACGATATCGCCGGTAGGATCCAGGAGCTGCGAGAGGAGATCAGGAATAGGGAGGTGCTCGGCGCTGAGAGGAGGCGTTATGAGTCGAGGGGTGAATCTTTGTTTACCAACAAGAG ATTCGATGAGTTTGGCATCTCCCCACTTACTGTAAAAGCGCTCACTGATGCTGGATACGTACAGACAACTGTTGTGCAGGAAGCAGCTCTTCCAGTTTGTCTTGAAG GTAAAGATGTTCTTGTCAAGGCCAAAACTGGAACCGGCAAAAGTGTAGCTTTTCTG CTTCCTGCAATTGAATCAGTCTTGAATGCTATGAAGAGCAACACAAACCACCGAGTGTCTCCAGTATATGCCCTTGTTCTTTGCCCTACAAGAGAGCTTGCTGTCCAGGTTACAGCTGAAGCAAATGTTTTGTTGAAGCACCATCATGGAGTGGGTGTTCAGTCTCTTATTGGCGGAACTAGATTCAAGCTTGATCAGAGGCGGTTAGAGTCTGATCCATGCCAG ATTTTAGTAGCAACACCTGGTAGGCTGCTGGATCACATTGAAAACAGATCTTCGTTTTCTGTCCGCTTGATGGGACTAAAGTTGCTCGTGTTGGATGAAGCTGATCATTTGCTAGATTTGGGTTTTCGCAAAGACATAGAGAAGATTGCTGATAGCTTGCCACGCCAAAGACAGACATTACTGTTTTCAGCTACTGTCCCAAAAGAG GTTCGAAGGGTTTCACAGCTAGTTTTAAATAAGGATCATGTCTTTGTTGATACAGTGGGCCTGGGAGCTGTTGAAACTCCTACTAAG GTGCAGCAGCAATATCTCGTGGTACCACATGAACTGCACTTTCATATGGTCCATCGCCTTCTTCGAGAGCATATTGATCAGGAAGTGAACTATAAG GTGATTGTCTTCTGCACAACAGCCATGATGACTGAATTTATGTACATAATGCTTCGAGATTTGAAGCTGAATGTCAGAGAAATACATTCAAGGAAGCCTCAGCTTTACAGAACACGCATATCCGAAGAGTTCCGCGATTCCAATCGCCTGATTCTGGTAACATCAGACGTTTCAACACGTGGAGTGAACTATCCAGATGTGACCCTAGTGCTGCAG GTCGGTGTTCCTCCTGGCAGAGAGCACTATATTCACCGTCTTGGAAGGACCGGAAGGGAAGGTAAATCCGGGAAAGGAGTCCTGTTGATCGCGCCGTGGGAAGAGTATTTCTTGAAGGAGGTACAGGATCTTCCGATAGAGAAGGGGCCTGTGCCACATATTGATCCGGAGATGAAACAGAAG GTGGATGAGTCGATTAAGATTGTTGACATGAGCATCAAGGAAGCCGCCTATCACGCCTGGCTCGGGTACTATAATTCAATAGCTGATGTAGGAAGAGACAAAGCCATGCTCGCCGACCTGGCAAGTAGGTTCTGCGTGTCTATAGGCATGGAGAAGCCTCCGTCGTTGTACAGGAAAACCGCCATGAAGATGGGGTTGAAAGATGTACCGGGGATCCGGATCAGGAAATGA